In Drosophila yakuba strain Tai18E2 chromosome X, Prin_Dyak_Tai18E2_2.1, whole genome shotgun sequence, a single genomic region encodes these proteins:
- the LOC6525373 gene encoding E3 ubiquitin-protein ligase Ubr3 isoform X2 yields MDEDDNLSNADISIDDEEVVMERTHNAPMQEDLEQEDEDESSDVDLSSVYVLPPIVSAPSPASVRIAAGSSGGGGGAAAGAVATTTDNSHSPFHDWDSSVAAAAAPPPPPPRAGATTASSGTAAGSAGTAAASSGDAGAKPSFFFGASSFSLRSRKEVAALINTECCRGSPTPDLDSIMDTLFNPGTPIDNLDNIEWIRWLIAGGRTPQEFVKIVRSYDNHAKCGLVWVPHVVAYRCRTCGISPCMSICRDCFKKGNHTNHDFNMFLSQAGGACDCGDTSVMKAEGFCSDHGINNRVNRDPVPNNLLAVAEAIMPKLLFRLLQHFREHSDTPLEVQAITSYSCEEFANMLIDLNNMGEIMRKVMTRTLINPEVYSYFMEAPCQDTRNGRFLKANREKYEDAVNRFPNPEPPDEYRDLPALGDKLVHTTLLEEFIFWTFKFEFPQTLVCFLLNMLPDQDYKEHLTRTFVMHYSRIPSVLEMSRDPDTLSNRVVHMSVQLFSNESLALKMVNELSLLHVMIISLKLMMSKILIQNTLHDPNKNFHFVIDCTRQVMKDHCYWPLVSDFNNVLSHESVALVFLRDDNLIDMWFQFLQMLQGMNVNVRETASHVEFEPNSYYAAFSCELEASAYPMWSIISHLQDGTHAHLAKKIINYCVTTLHEWLDSIYFMEARLSMEEMMQASFHFPLHRYLAAFVCQAVTKMGISLNDVLPSRPYLLPLLMIHPLRVQSFFYEILAGKWVRNGLQIKGQAMTYIQANFCNSMADMDLFFLQICATNLPQYFFLQNTIELFDVGQWLETAPLKQPQKAEQSSMLEGFLTFLATLVTSRTNLGNDEATQCIIEISALLATENKTHSQLLELMPERSGNVHTKNFETFLKKLSVYKAPSSGSENLEQGLFTPIDEVWEKHYDPLHVLLRAVHRRDFQSSLDRFTNYVKSKDKMPASGNLWPPFRLPQALPATSSFSDPCKILNSRVFHSTILSIFFRAVHTRDVSEHLLALAVFLLEIAVETSDDVGSGTGDRAPPALAAVVESSGGPGYHGYGSGRQEPPKLFQCYPTDNLSCNLRHVVKKVSLKSRDPQVITSSYRSNPFYSDLDFDVDADPEQSLRMIGHGDSEADEATGGAGLASVGLGMGALSRRNVSQALVPMRVPGMEVALPPDLSVVAETGVVIRQDSNEDDLLREGDHAMDMSPAAALDFHFPLQQITLPESGMEVAIRRDLLLAETNNMGAIAGGAGGGANASATPPAVASNEMFSPTTPTGSGMLLPFQRVQPVAVPSSVNMDIVPSNALGAGGSFTSGVSGGSTGRRMNYETGGARKRSVDIAIGGSNKDELHLDESILSLLLKLHSQLSGTLDSFSLSDGEDQSCGDDSSMDVDCNEASTSMAAAESTALAERGRSGRNYKNIHVSSSRIGDGPFFIGNLLRKIAKQDEQCALSIDDIRARLWPNQREKQAEAKARETKEKEERRKKARERQQKMMQDFANKQKQFMQSAAAAASSMDYGPEDEDDEELYEEQPREKEYDCIICNCTTPSTESNPIGLVVLVESSGIVGHRRRIAERLPLPLNAEDESRLAHTTRLAAEFSRRTELLSLKFGDESWYLSNNMAYDNGVHVQSCGHHVHLSCLEAYLKTLYTTQRQPVQDRGEFYCPVCRQLSNSVLPLSPQLDRPTHLVRSGNQPFERLVADLTDLIKENETIPPTKLTEAMGHAMEVMTNIAQRKVKCASITFRKLFIFVTSIARTNLEAEIIQRGGSLCSANATRYKPKRDCIVPLLHVLSVHVRVLVEWPLWSSWASLAGLPVNDTEPLPAHCLELIPSLLADPIALLLKFILLAPLHLDQDYFTCMVKVMYNLLYYQIVVQLCVTLTDFECDHILKVYGSSAAGSGNSAAESQQESAAGTTNSRRRAGQQQQSASQLGKAMALVLSQTNELAHLRRDCIPSTSSSAAAAAAGSSSTTAPGSSTVTASSSSSATTHEVNLKSMELQLQSLCLPFLRVAALLRQHLYRHEMPEISAPGLEFVRLVYYLELVTDSMDWDCFNASKGLCFIPGTEQTLPQFWCQQLMEVRPPADTVRELVLINQHSLWQQPRLLELPREYERLFTYYHERPCLNCYKVPKESSICLLCGTIVCLKQNCCAENDCCEAVRHTLSCGGGIGIFLVVTSTYIIVIRGRRACLWGSLYLDDFDEEDRDLKRGKPLYLSQDRFNLLESQWLSHKFAHTKHTWVFHRDLL; encoded by the exons ATGGACGAGGATGACAACCTGTCCAATGCCGACATTAGCATCGATGACGAGGAGGTGGTGATGGAGCGGACCCACAATGCGCCCATGCAGGAGGATTTAGAGCAGGAGGACGAAGACGAGTCATCCGACGTGGATCTCTCCTCGGTGTATGTCCTGCCACCCATAGTCTCGGCACCATCGCCCGCATCAGTGCGCATCGCTGCTGGATCCTCAGGTGGTGGCGGAGGAGCCGCAGCGGGAGCAGTAGCAACAACCACCGATAACTCGCATTCCCCCTTCCACGACTGGGATTCCAGTgtggcggctgctgctgctccaccgccgccaccgcccaGGGCAGGAGCGACTACAGCGAGCTCCGGCACAGCAGCGGGATCGGCGGGAACAGCGGCCGCCTCATCCGGCGATGCCGGCGCCAAGCCAAGCTTCTTCTTTGGCGCCTCCTCGTTCAGTTTGCGCAGTCGCAAGGAGGTGGCCGCCCTGATCAACACGGAATGCTGCCGTGGCAGCCCTACACCTGATCTCGACTCCATCATGGACACCCTGTTTAATCCGGGCACGCCCATCGACAATCTGGACAACATCGAGTGGATACGATGGCTCATTGCCGGCGGACGGACGCCGCAGGAGTTTGTTAAAATTG TGCGCAGCTATGACAACCACGCCAAATGCGGTCTGGTATGGGTGCCCCATGTGGTTGCCTACAGGTGCCGCACCTGCGGCATATCGCCCTGCATGTCCATATGCCGGGACTGCTTCAAGAAGGGCAACCACACGAACCACGACTTTAATATGTTCCTGTCACAGGCGGGCGGTGCCTGCGATTGTGGTGACACCTCGGTTATGAAGGCGGAGGGTTTTTGCAGCGATCATGGCATCAATAACCGGGTTAATCGTGATCCGGTGCCAAACAACCTGTTGGCGGTAGCCGAGGCCATAATGCCCAAGCTGCTGTTCCGCCTGTTGCAGCACTTCCGCGAGCACAGCGACACACCTCTGGAGGTACAAGCGATAACGTCGTACTCTTGCGAGGAGTTCGCCAACATGCTGATCGATCTGAACAACATGGGCGAGATAATGCGCAAGGTGATGACGCGCACGCTGATTAATCCAGAAGTATATTCCTACTTCATGGAAGCACCGTGCCAGGACACGAGGAATGGTCGTTTCTTGAAGGCGAACCGTGAGAAATACGAGGATGCGGTTAACAGATTCCCAAATCCAGAGCCACCCGATGAGTACAGGGATCTGCCCGCGCTGGGCGATAAACTGGTCCACACCACGCTACTCGAAGAGTTCATCTTCTGGACATTTAAGTTCGAGTTTCCACAGACTCTGGTCTGCTTCCTGCTGAACATGCTGCCTGATCAGGATTACAAG GAACACCTCACCCGCACATTTGTGATGCACTACAGCCGCATACCGTCCGTGTTGGAAATGTCTCGTGATCCGGATACGCTGAGCAACCGGGTGGTCCACATGAGCGTCCAACTCTTCTCCAACGAAAGTCTGGCCCTCAAGATGGTCAATGAGCTGTCGCTGCTGCACGTAATGATTATCAGCCTAAAGCTAATGATGTCCAAGATACTCATACAGAATACATTGCATG atCCCAACAAGAATTTCCATTTCGTCATCGACTGTACCCGCCAGGTGATGAAGGACCACTGCTACTGGCCACTAGTCTCGGACTTTAACAATGTCCTTTCACACGAATCGGTGGCCCTGGTCTTTCTGCGGGACGACAATCTCATCGACATGTGGTTCCAGTTTCTCCAGATGCTTCAGGGCATGAATGTCAATGTGCGGGAGACGGCTTCTCATGTGGAATTCGAGCCAAACAGCTACTATGCGGCGTTCTCCTGCGAGCTTGAGGCCAGTGCCTATCCCATGTGGTCAATTATCTCCCATCTGCAAGATGGCACACATGCCCACCTGGCAAAGAAGATCATTAACTACTGTGTGACGACGCTGCACGAGTGGTTAGACTCTATTTACTTTATGGAGGCGCGTCTATCGATG GAGGAGATGATGCAGGCCTCGTTCCACTTTCCTCTGCATCGCTATCTGGCTGCCTTTGTTTGCCAGGCGGTAACTAAAATGGGAATCAGTCTGAACGATGTGCTACCGTCCCGACCCTATCTGCTGCCCCTGCTGATGATCCATCCACTTCGTGTCCAG AGTTTCTTCTACGAAATCCTGGCCGGAAAATGGGTGCGCAATGGTCTTCAAATCAAGGGCCAGGCAATGACCTACATACAGGCGAACTTCTGCAACTCGATGGCCGACATGGACCTGTTCTTCCTGCAGATCTGTGCCACCAACCTGCCGCAGTACTTCTTTCTGCAGAACACCATCGAGTTGTTCGACGTGGGTCAGTGGCTGGAGACGGCTCCCTTGAAGCAGCCCCAAAAGGCGGAGCAATCCTCGATGCTGGAGGGATTCCTCACATTTCTGGCCACCCTGGTGACGAGTCGCACTAATCTGGGTAACGATGAGGCCACCCAGTGCATCATCGAGATCAGTGCCTTGTTGGCCACCGAGAACAAGACGCACTCGCAGCTCCTTGAACTAATGCCGGAGCGGTCGGGCAATGTGCATACCAAAAACTTTGAGACCTTCCTGAAGAAGCTATCGGTTTACAAGGCTCCGTCGAGTGGGAGCGAGAACCTGGAGCAGGGTCTCTTTACGCCTATCGACGAGGTGTGGGAGAAGCACTACGATCCGCTGCACGTCCTTTTGCGAGCAGTGCATCGTCGGGACTTTCAATCATCGCTGGATCGCTTTACAAACTATGTGAAGAGCAAGGATAAGATGCCGGCGAGTGGTAACCTGTGGCCGCCATTCCGATTGCCGCAGGCTCTGCCCGCAACGAGCTCCTTCAGTGATCCCTGCAAGATTCTTAACTCGCGCGTCTTTCACTCCACCATCCTGTCGATATTTTTCCGTGCAGTGCACACACGTGATGTTTCCGAGCATCTGCTGGCCCTGGCTGTGTTCCTTTTGGAGATTGCTGTGGAAACAAGTGATGATGTTGGCAGTGGTACCGGAGATCGGGCCCCTCCTGCACTGGCTGCTGTGGTGGAGTCATCTGGCGGGCCGGGCTATCATGGCTACGGCTCGGGCCGGCAGGAACCGCCCAAGCTCTTCCAGTGCTATCCCACGGACAATCTCAGCTGCAATCTGCGCCACGTGGTCAAGAAGGTGTCGCTGAAGTCACGTGATCCGCAAGTGATCACCTCCAGCTATCGGTCGAACCCGTTTTACTCAGATCTGGACTTTGATGTCGACGCAGATCCAGAGCAATCGTTGCGCATGATTGGACATGGGGACTCAGAAGCAGATGAGGCAACGGGTGGAGCTGGCCTGGCATCAGTTGGACTGGGAATGGGAGCTCTTAGCAGAAGGAATGTCTCTCAGGCGCTGGTGCCGATGAGAGTGCCTGGCATGGAGGTCGCCCTACCACCGGATCTTTCAGTAGTCGCCGAAACCGGTGTGGTTATCCGCCAGGATAGCAACGAAGATGATCTACTCAGAGAAGGTGATCATGCCATGGATATGAGCCCAGCGGCTGCACtcgatttccattttccgctgCAGCAGATCACGTTGCCGGAAAGTGGCATGGAAGTGGCCATTCGGAGGGATCTTCTGCTGGCCGAAACGAACAATATGGGCGCAATtgcaggaggagctggaggtggCGCCAATGCATCGGCCACACCACCAGCAGTGGCTTCCAATGAGATGTTCTCGCCCACCACACCCACGGGCAGCGGTATGCTCCTGCCTTTCCAGCGGGTTCAGCCTGTAGCCGTGCCCAGCAGCGTTAATATGGATATTGTCCCATCAAATGCCCTGGGCGCCGGCGGAAGTTTCACATCCGGCGTAAGTGGTGGCAGCACTGGACGTAGGATGAACTACGAAACGGGTGGAGCACGTAAGCGATCCGTGGACATTGCCATCGGTGGCAGCAATAAGGATGAGCTGCATTTGGACGAGAGCATCTTGTCGCTGCTGCTTAAGCTCCATTCTCAGCTCTCTGGCACACTAGATAGCTTCTCGTTGAGCGACGGCGAAGATCAATCATGTGGCGACGATTCGTCCATGGATGTCGACTGCAACGAAGCCAGCACCTCCATGGCAGCAGCGGAGAGCACTGCCTTGGCTGAGAGGGGACGCAGTGGGCGCAACTATAAGAACATTCATGTATCCTCCTCTCGCATCGGCGACGGACCATTCTTTATTGGTAATCTGCTTCGCAAGATCGCCAAACAGGATGAGCAGTGCGCCCTGAGCATCGACGACATCCGTGCCAGACTCTGGCCGAATCAGCGTGAAAAACAAGCGGAGGCGAAGGCACGCGAGaccaaggagaaggaggagcgCCGCAAGAAAGCACGTGAGCGCCAGCAGAAGATGATGCAAGACTTTGCCAACAAGCAGAAGCAGTTCATGCAGTCTGCTGCGGCAGCAGCCAGTAGTATGGACTACGGGccggaggacgaggacgatgaAGAGTTGTACGAGGAGCAGCCACGCGAAAAGGAGTACGACTGCATAATCTGCAATTGCACCACACCCAGTACCGAATCGAATCCTATTGGCTTGGTCGTTCTGGTCGAATCCAGTGGCATTGTTGGGCATCGGCGGCGCATTGCCGAGCGACTGCCGCTGCCACTAAACGCGGAGGATGAGTCCCGACTGGCACATACCACCCGACTGGCAGCTGAATTCAGCAGGCGCACGGAACTGCTTAGTCTCAAGTTTGGCGATGAGTCCTGGTATCTGTCCAATAATATGGCGTACGACAACGGTGTACATGTGCAGTCGTGTGGCCACCACGTTCATCTCAGTTGCCTAGAGGCATACCTTAAGACGCTGTACACCACACAACGTCAGCCAGTCCAGGATCGTGGCGAGTTCTACTGTCCCGTGTGCCGGCAGCTCTCCAACTCGGTGCTGCCGCTGAGTCCGCAGCTGGACAGACCCACACACCTTGTCCGCTCTGGTAATCAGCCATTCGAACGTCTTGTCGCCGACCTCACCGATTTAATCAAAGAGAACGAAACGATACCG CCCACAAAACTGACAGAGGCCATGGGTCATGCTATGGAGGTGATGACAAACATTGCCCAGCGCAAGGTTAAATGCGCCTCGATCACGTTCCGCAAGCTGTTCATCTTCGTTACCTCGATTGCGCGTACAAACCTGGAGGCGGAGATCATCCAGCGTGGCGGATCACTATGTTCAGCGAATGCCACGCGGTACAAGCCAAAGCGGGACTGCATCGTGCCGCTGCTGCACGTGCTATCGGTACATGTGCGTGTCTTGGTCGAATGGCCGCTGTGGAGCAGCTGGGCCTCGTTAGCTGGCCTGCCCGTTAACGATACGGAACCTTTGCCGGCGCACTGCCTCGAGTTAATTCCCAGCCTGTTAGCGGATCCCATTGCGCTGCTGCTCAAGTTTATCCTGCTGGCGCCACTGCATCTGGACCAGG ATTACTTCACTTGCATGGTGAAAGTCATGTACAACCTGCTGTACTACCAGATTGTGGTTCAGCTGTGCGTTACCCTCACGGATTTTGAGTGCGATCACATTCTCAAAGTTTACGGCAGCAGTGCCGCTGGCAGCGGCAACTCTGCTGCGGAATCGCAACAGGAATCGGCCGCCGGGACCACGAACAGTCGTCGCCGTgctggccaacagcagcagagcgCCTCGCAGCTGGGAAAGGCCATGGCCCTGGTGCTAAGCCAGACAAATGAGCTGGCGCACTTGCGACGCGATTGCATACCCAGTACCAGCAGctcggcggcagcggcggcggctggTTCCTCCTCCACAACCGCTCCTGGCTCCAGCACAGTCAccgcctcctcctcatcctcggcCACGACGCACGAGGTTAACCTTAAGTCCATGGAACTACAGCTGCAGTCGCTATGTTTGCCGTTCTTGCGAGTAGCTGCCTTACTGCGCCAGCATCTCTATCGCCACGAGATGCCAGAGATCTCGGCACCGGGACTGGAGTTTGTGCGTCTTGTTTACTATTTGGAACTCGTCACAGATTCTATGGACTGGGATTGCTTTAATGCCAGCAAGGGGCTATGCTTTATTCCCGGCACTGAGCAAACGCTGCCGCAGTTCTGGTGCCAGCAGTTGATGGAGGTGCGTCCGCCGGCGGATACGGTCAGAGAATTGGTGCTCATCAATCAGCATTCGTTGTGGCAGCAGCCGCGACTTCTCGAATTGCCGCGCGAGTACGAACGCTTGTTCACG TACTACCATGAGCGGCCGTGCCTCAACTGCTATAAAGTGCCCAAGGAGAGCTCCATCTGCCTGCTGTGCGGGACGATCGTATGCCTCAAGCAGAACTGCTGCGCGGAGAATGACTGCTGCGAGGCTGTTCGG CACACGCTATCCTGTGGAGGAGGCATAGGTATCTTTTTGGTGGTCACCTCCACGTACATCATAGTTATCCGTGGACGACGCGCCTGCCTTTGGGGCTCACTCTATCTGGACGACTTTGACGAGGAGGATCGCGATCTCAA GCGCGGCAAACCTTTGTATTTGAGCCAAGACCGCTTCAATCTCCTGGAATCACAGTGGCTGTCCCATAAGTTTGCTCATACAAAACACACCTGGGTTTTTCATCGGGATCTATTGTGA